A genomic segment from Propioniciclava sp. MC1595 encodes:
- a CDS encoding glycerol-3-phosphate dehydrogenase/oxidase: MTIPALNPTQRARDLEAVTDETFDILVIGGGVTGAGAALDAATRGLSVAIVEAQDWASGTSSRSSRLIHGGLRYLYNLDFALVAEALAERGRLLTTLAPHLVKAQPFLWPLKQRVIERAYSAVGVGLYDVLAVAGAGGRKTVPIQKHLSKQGAKERFPDVRDDALIGAIEFYDARVDDSRMVINLVRSAVRHGARALSRAQVVGLVQDAGGRVGGATVKDLESGEEFTIKARAVINATGVWTETTQAYAKTTKGLKVLASKGIHIVVPRERINARSGMFLRTEKSVLFIIPWRHYWVIGTTDTAWHEQLKHPVPTAADIDYVLDHANAVLSANLTRDDVIGTYAGLRPLLQPVGHDEAKSAKVSREHTTLEAAPGLVVIAGGKYTTYRVMAADAVDVALGKVRAKELPSITKDVPLLGADGFEAFARRAASLGAQYELTSEQVEDLLDRYGSELPALFALIDEDPSLGQPLEACPWYLRAEVAFACLYEGALHLEDILIQRIRLNSTTPDRGASAVDEVAQIAAPLLGWDDERTASEKANYTARAAAELAAQEQPNDAAASQARIEATDVTPSSL; encoded by the coding sequence ATGACCATTCCTGCCCTTAATCCGACTCAGCGCGCGCGCGACCTCGAGGCGGTGACCGACGAGACGTTCGACATCCTGGTGATCGGGGGCGGCGTGACGGGCGCCGGCGCCGCGTTGGACGCCGCCACGCGCGGGCTGAGCGTGGCGATCGTGGAGGCCCAGGACTGGGCCTCGGGCACGTCCAGCCGCTCGAGCCGGCTGATCCACGGCGGCCTGCGCTACCTCTACAACCTTGACTTCGCCCTCGTGGCCGAGGCCCTCGCCGAGCGCGGTCGCCTGCTGACCACGCTCGCCCCCCACCTCGTCAAGGCCCAGCCGTTCCTCTGGCCCCTGAAGCAGCGCGTCATCGAGCGCGCCTACTCCGCGGTCGGTGTGGGCCTCTACGACGTCCTCGCCGTGGCGGGCGCCGGCGGCCGCAAGACCGTTCCGATCCAGAAGCACCTCAGCAAGCAGGGGGCCAAGGAGCGCTTCCCCGACGTGCGCGACGACGCCCTCATCGGTGCGATCGAGTTCTACGACGCCCGCGTCGACGACTCGCGCATGGTCATCAACCTCGTCCGCAGCGCCGTGCGCCACGGCGCCCGGGCGCTCTCGCGTGCCCAGGTGGTCGGCCTCGTGCAGGACGCCGGGGGTCGCGTCGGCGGCGCCACGGTCAAGGACCTCGAGTCGGGCGAGGAGTTCACCATCAAGGCGCGGGCCGTGATCAACGCCACCGGCGTGTGGACCGAGACGACCCAGGCGTACGCCAAGACCACCAAGGGCCTGAAGGTGCTCGCCAGCAAGGGCATCCACATCGTGGTGCCGCGCGAGCGCATCAACGCCCGCTCCGGCATGTTCCTGCGCACCGAGAAGTCGGTGCTGTTCATCATCCCGTGGCGCCACTACTGGGTGATCGGCACCACCGACACCGCGTGGCACGAGCAGTTGAAGCACCCCGTGCCCACCGCGGCCGACATCGACTATGTGCTGGACCACGCCAACGCCGTCCTGTCCGCCAACCTGACCCGCGACGACGTGATCGGCACCTACGCCGGGCTGCGGCCGCTGCTGCAACCCGTCGGGCACGACGAGGCCAAGTCGGCCAAGGTGTCGCGCGAGCACACGACGCTGGAGGCGGCGCCCGGCCTCGTGGTGATCGCCGGCGGCAAGTACACGACCTACCGCGTCATGGCGGCGGACGCCGTCGACGTCGCCCTCGGCAAGGTGCGCGCCAAGGAGCTGCCGTCGATCACCAAGGACGTCCCCCTGCTGGGCGCCGATGGGTTCGAAGCCTTCGCGCGGCGGGCGGCGTCCCTCGGCGCACAGTACGAGCTGACCTCCGAGCAGGTCGAGGACCTGCTCGACCGCTACGGCTCGGAACTGCCTGCTCTGTTCGCCCTCATCGACGAGGATCCCTCTCTCGGCCAACCGCTCGAGGCGTGCCCGTGGTACCTGCGGGCCGAGGTCGCCTTCGCGTGCCTGTACGAGGGTGCCCTCCACCTCGAAGACATCCTCATCCAGCGCATCCGGCTGAACTCGACCACGCCCGACCGTGGGGCGTCCGCGGTCGACGAGGTGGCGCAGATCGCCGCTCCCTTGTTGGGATGGGACGACGAGCGCACGGCGTCGGAGAAGGCCAACTACACCGCGCGAGCCGCCGCTGAGCTCGCGGCCCAGGAACAGCCGAACGACGCTGCGGCGTCGCAGGCCCGCATCGAGGCTACGGATGTGACGCCGTCCTCGTTGTAG
- a CDS encoding NAD(P) transhydrogenase subunit alpha: MMDLLYLYIFILAAFVGYEVISRVPVILHTPLMSGSNFVHGVVLVGSMWALVHAETPVQLVLGFLAVLLGAANAAGGYVVTERMLGMFTAKGDSKKGAAA; the protein is encoded by the coding sequence ATGATGGACCTGTTGTACCTGTACATCTTCATCCTGGCCGCGTTCGTCGGCTACGAGGTGATCAGCCGCGTGCCGGTGATCCTGCACACGCCGCTGATGTCGGGCTCGAACTTCGTGCACGGCGTCGTGCTCGTGGGCTCGATGTGGGCGCTCGTGCACGCCGAGACCCCGGTCCAGCTGGTGCTGGGCTTCCTCGCGGTCCTCCTGGGCGCCGCAAACGCAGCCGGTGGCTACGTCGTGACCGAGCGGATGCTCGGCATGTTCACCGCCAAGGGCGACTCCAAGAAGGGGGCCGCGGCATGA
- a CDS encoding NAD(P)(+) transhydrogenase (Re/Si-specific) subunit beta → MSWVLNGVYLVAAILFIFGLKAMSSPKTAAAGIKWAGVGMVLATVATFFIPGEDGGLAYFAADKRVNLILCIVALAIGAGVAAWLGNVVKMTDMPQMVAIYNGMGGGAAALIAAVEFTRPVPPTGMHAVLAMLGAFIGSVAFSGSVLAWAKLQGVMKKAVRWPVQNFGNVVHSLVTLGLGIAIVVWGPHPLLVIAFFAMALILGLALTSPIGGADMPVVISLLNAFTGLAVGLEGYVLGNPALIIAGIVVGAAGTLLTQLMAKAMNRPLTNVLFAPITGEAQAGGGMEGTMKEVSAMDAAAMMRYAESVIIVPGYGMAVAGAQHKVYEMTKLLEAEGVDVKFAIHPVAGRMPGHMNVLLAEAGVPYDQIFDLDEINSDFPLCDVALVIGANDVVNPVARTDKSSPIYGMPILDADKARQCIVIKRGRGAGYSGIENALFFADNTSMLYGSAQQAIAEVVTHVKELS, encoded by the coding sequence ATGAGCTGGGTCCTCAACGGCGTCTACCTGGTCGCCGCCATCCTGTTCATCTTCGGCCTGAAGGCGATGAGCTCGCCCAAGACGGCCGCGGCCGGCATCAAGTGGGCCGGCGTGGGCATGGTGCTGGCCACCGTGGCCACCTTCTTCATCCCGGGCGAGGACGGCGGCCTGGCCTACTTCGCCGCCGACAAGCGCGTCAACCTGATCCTGTGCATCGTGGCCCTCGCCATCGGCGCCGGGGTGGCGGCCTGGCTGGGCAACGTCGTGAAGATGACCGACATGCCGCAGATGGTCGCCATCTACAACGGCATGGGCGGCGGCGCCGCGGCCCTCATCGCCGCGGTCGAGTTCACCCGCCCCGTGCCCCCCACCGGCATGCACGCCGTGCTCGCCATGCTGGGCGCCTTCATCGGCTCGGTGGCGTTCTCCGGCTCGGTGCTGGCGTGGGCGAAGCTGCAGGGCGTCATGAAGAAGGCCGTGCGCTGGCCGGTCCAGAACTTCGGCAACGTGGTGCACTCGCTGGTCACGCTGGGCCTGGGCATCGCCATCGTCGTGTGGGGCCCGCACCCGCTGCTGGTCATCGCGTTCTTCGCCATGGCGCTCATCCTCGGCCTGGCCCTGACCAGCCCGATCGGCGGCGCAGACATGCCCGTCGTGATCTCGCTGCTCAACGCGTTCACCGGCCTGGCCGTCGGCCTCGAGGGCTACGTGTTGGGAAACCCGGCGCTCATCATCGCCGGCATCGTGGTCGGCGCGGCAGGCACCCTGCTGACCCAGCTCATGGCCAAGGCCATGAACCGGCCGTTGACCAACGTGCTGTTCGCCCCGATCACGGGCGAGGCGCAGGCCGGGGGCGGCATGGAGGGCACCATGAAGGAGGTGTCCGCCATGGACGCCGCCGCCATGATGCGCTACGCCGAGAGCGTCATCATCGTCCCGGGCTACGGCATGGCCGTGGCCGGCGCCCAGCACAAGGTCTACGAGATGACCAAGCTGCTGGAGGCCGAGGGCGTCGACGTGAAGTTCGCGATCCACCCGGTCGCGGGCCGCATGCCCGGCCACATGAACGTGCTGCTCGCCGAGGCCGGGGTACCCTACGACCAGATCTTCGACCTGGACGAGATCAACTCCGACTTCCCGCTGTGCGACGTGGCCCTGGTCATCGGCGCGAACGACGTGGTCAACCCCGTCGCCCGCACCGACAAGTCCAGCCCCATCTACGGCATGCCGATCCTGGACGCCGACAAGGCCCGCCAGTGCATCGTCATCAAGCGCGGCCGCGGGGCGGGCTACTCCGGCATCGAGAACGCCCTGTTCTTCGCCGACAACACCTCGATGCTGTACGGCTCGGCGCAGCAGGCGATCGCCGAGGTGGTGACCCACGTCAAGGAGCTCAGCTGA
- a CDS encoding polyribonucleotide nucleotidyltransferase has protein sequence MEGPDVRFTEAVIDNGSYGKHVVRFESGLLAKQANGAAAVYLDEDTMLLSATTAQNNPRDAIDFFPLTVDVEERMYAAGRIPGSFFRREGRPSEAAILACRLIDRPLRPCFVKGLRNEVQVVVTVMALNPNVRYDVLAINAASASTTLAGLPFAGPVGGIRVSLIGDQWVGFPTVEQMEDSVFDMAVAGRVLPDGDVAIMMVEAGGTETTVDQVRAGKKAPTEDVVASGLEAAKPFIKALCEAQVELANQLPKAMKSFPVFRDYEDDVYEAVAQTATERLQAVMSIAGKHERETSTEDLLAAVREEVGPRFEGREKEVTGAYRALTKKVVRRKTLTEGVRIDGRGTRDIRTLSAEVGVLPRVHGSALFMRGETQILGVSTLNMLDMEQKLDTLSPETTKRYMHNYNFPPYSTGETGRVGSPKRREIGHGALAERALVPVLPAREEFPYAIRQVSEALGSNGSTSMGSVCASSLSLMNAGVPLKAPVAGIAMGLMSEEIDGEMRYVALTDILGAEDALGDMDFKVAGTRDFITALQLDTKLDGIPSEVLGSALQQAREARHTLLDVMNEAIDVPDEMSLYAPRIITVKIPVDKIGEVIGPKGKMINQIQDDTGANISIEDDGTIFIGATNGESAEAARSMINAIANPTMPEKGERYLGTVVKLMAFGAFVSLLPGKDGLLHISKLRTLNNGNRVENVEDVLSVGQKVQVEISDIDEKGKLSLVPVVEVEKKAEDAEAPAEA, from the coding sequence ATGGAGGGTCCCGACGTCCGCTTCACCGAGGCGGTCATCGACAACGGTTCGTACGGCAAGCACGTCGTGCGCTTCGAGTCCGGTCTGCTCGCGAAGCAGGCCAACGGCGCCGCCGCCGTGTACCTCGACGAGGACACGATGCTGCTGAGCGCCACCACCGCCCAGAACAACCCGCGTGACGCGATCGACTTCTTCCCGCTGACGGTCGACGTCGAGGAGCGCATGTACGCCGCGGGCCGCATCCCCGGCTCGTTCTTCCGCCGCGAGGGCCGCCCGTCCGAGGCCGCCATCCTCGCGTGCCGCCTCATCGACCGCCCGCTGCGCCCCTGCTTCGTCAAGGGCCTGCGCAACGAGGTCCAGGTCGTCGTCACCGTCATGGCGCTGAACCCGAACGTCCGCTACGACGTGCTCGCGATCAACGCCGCCTCGGCCTCCACCACGCTCGCCGGCCTGCCGTTCGCCGGCCCGGTCGGTGGCATCCGCGTCTCCCTCATCGGCGACCAGTGGGTCGGCTTCCCGACCGTGGAGCAGATGGAGGACTCCGTCTTCGACATGGCCGTCGCCGGCCGCGTCCTGCCCGACGGCGACGTCGCGATCATGATGGTCGAGGCCGGTGGCACCGAGACCACCGTCGACCAGGTCCGCGCCGGCAAGAAGGCCCCGACCGAGGATGTCGTCGCCTCCGGTCTCGAGGCCGCCAAGCCGTTCATCAAGGCCCTGTGCGAGGCTCAGGTCGAGCTGGCCAACCAGCTGCCCAAGGCCATGAAGTCGTTCCCGGTCTTCCGCGACTACGAGGACGACGTCTACGAGGCCGTCGCCCAGACCGCCACGGAGCGACTCCAGGCCGTGATGAGCATCGCCGGCAAGCACGAGCGTGAGACCTCCACCGAGGACCTGCTCGCCGCCGTCCGCGAGGAGGTGGGCCCCCGCTTCGAGGGCCGCGAGAAGGAGGTCACCGGCGCCTACCGTGCCCTGACCAAGAAGGTCGTCCGCCGCAAGACCCTCACCGAGGGCGTCCGCATCGACGGCCGCGGCACCCGCGACATCCGCACCCTGTCGGCCGAGGTCGGCGTGCTCCCGCGCGTCCACGGCTCGGCTCTGTTCATGCGCGGCGAGACCCAGATCCTGGGCGTCTCCACGCTGAACATGCTCGACATGGAGCAGAAGCTGGACACGCTCTCGCCCGAGACGACCAAGCGCTACATGCACAACTACAACTTCCCGCCGTACTCCACCGGTGAGACCGGCCGCGTCGGTTCGCCGAAGCGCCGCGAGATCGGCCACGGCGCGCTCGCCGAGCGTGCGCTGGTGCCGGTGCTGCCGGCCCGCGAGGAGTTCCCCTACGCGATCCGCCAGGTCTCCGAGGCCCTCGGCTCGAACGGCTCGACCTCCATGGGGTCGGTCTGCGCCAGCTCGCTGTCGCTGATGAACGCCGGCGTGCCGCTGAAGGCCCCGGTCGCGGGCATCGCGATGGGCCTCATGAGCGAGGAGATCGACGGCGAGATGCGCTACGTCGCGCTCACCGACATCCTGGGTGCCGAGGACGCGCTGGGCGACATGGACTTCAAGGTCGCCGGCACGCGTGACTTCATCACCGCGCTCCAGCTCGACACCAAGCTCGACGGCATCCCGTCGGAGGTGCTCGGCTCGGCGCTGCAGCAGGCCCGCGAGGCGCGCCACACGCTGCTCGACGTGATGAACGAGGCCATCGACGTCCCCGACGAGATGAGCCTCTACGCGCCGCGCATCATCACGGTGAAGATCCCGGTCGACAAGATCGGCGAGGTCATCGGCCCCAAGGGCAAGATGATCAACCAGATCCAGGACGACACCGGCGCCAACATCTCGATCGAGGACGACGGCACGATCTTCATCGGCGCGACCAACGGCGAGTCCGCCGAGGCCGCCCGCTCGATGATCAACGCTATCGCCAACCCGACGATGCCCGAGAAGGGCGAGCGCTATCTGGGCACCGTGGTGAAGCTGATGGCGTTCGGCGCCTTCGTCTCGCTGCTGCCCGGCAAGGACGGCCTGCTGCACATCAGCAAGCTGCGCACGCTGAACAACGGCAACCGCGTCGAGAACGTCGAGGACGTCCTCTCCGTCGGCCAGAAGGTCCAGGTGGAGATCTCCGACATCGACGAGAAGGGCAAGCTCTCGCTGGTCCCGGTCGTCGAGGTCGAGAAGAAGGCCGAGGACGCCGAGGCCCCGGCCGAGGCCTGA
- a CDS encoding sugar-binding transcriptional regulator — protein MNERYEQMYRAATRYYVQGETMEAIAHGLDVSRSTVSRLLADARETGLVRITIAEGSSSQAPVARSLSDAFGVRVHLVALRGGLAPMARIDQVAQRAAGLLTEVVGDSMNIGVAWGVTMASLTKHLRHRPLTGSAIIQMNGGANQRSSGVPYIREIMQSIGDAFDSAVVLFPVPAFFDYPDTKAAMWRERSVRHVLDQLARLDVAIFGVGSLTGSIPSHVYAAGYLDEHERLQLAADGVVGDICTVLLREDGSYADIAANERATGLTPGELARVSRRICVVADPLRAPAVVGALRAGVATDLVLDEATARATLRRL, from the coding sequence GTGAACGAGCGCTACGAACAGATGTACCGCGCGGCAACGCGCTACTACGTCCAGGGCGAGACGATGGAGGCGATCGCCCACGGGCTCGACGTTTCGCGCTCGACGGTGTCGCGCCTGCTGGCCGACGCGCGCGAGACCGGTCTGGTGCGCATCACCATCGCCGAGGGGTCGAGCTCGCAGGCGCCGGTCGCCCGGTCACTGTCGGACGCCTTCGGTGTCCGGGTTCATCTGGTCGCCCTGCGCGGGGGCCTCGCCCCCATGGCACGCATCGACCAGGTCGCCCAACGCGCCGCCGGCCTGCTCACGGAGGTCGTCGGCGACTCGATGAACATCGGGGTCGCGTGGGGCGTCACCATGGCGTCGCTGACCAAGCACCTGCGCCACCGGCCGCTGACGGGCAGCGCGATCATCCAGATGAACGGGGGCGCCAACCAGCGGTCGTCCGGCGTGCCCTACATCCGCGAAATCATGCAGTCGATCGGTGACGCGTTCGACTCCGCGGTGGTCCTCTTCCCCGTGCCGGCGTTCTTCGACTACCCCGACACCAAGGCCGCCATGTGGCGCGAGCGGTCGGTGCGCCATGTGCTGGACCAGCTCGCCCGCCTCGACGTCGCCATCTTCGGGGTGGGTTCGTTGACCGGCTCCATCCCCTCCCACGTGTACGCCGCCGGCTACCTCGACGAGCACGAGCGCCTGCAGTTGGCCGCCGACGGCGTCGTCGGCGACATCTGCACGGTGCTGCTGCGCGAGGACGGCAGCTACGCCGACATCGCCGCCAACGAACGGGCCACCGGGCTCACTCCGGGCGAGCTGGCGCGCGTGTCCCGTCGGATCTGCGTGGTGGCCGACCCGCTGCGAGCGCCGGCGGTGGTCGGGGCCCTGCGAGCCGGGGTCGCGACCGACCTCGTGCTGGACGAGGCGACCGCCCGGGCCACGCTGCGTCGGCTGTAG
- a CDS encoding DUF2993 domain-containing protein, which translates to MKRFLGVLVVLVLLLAGLVVGGAYVFDDRIRSTVEDRVAVELQRSVPFATRPTVGIEGEPLALHLVTREFPSVNVRAREMPVQAAQGTTIPLYDVDFTLTGVRYETDAVHAASLTGGGWLDYADLAAVAGARIQPTEDGRLALERDVEFLGVALTGRLVGRAALDRATQTITLTDTELDLAGVAIPPDATQALVDAILQPIPVALPYGLQLSALEPGEQGLDVVVDATDVTFPTR; encoded by the coding sequence ATGAAGCGCTTCCTCGGGGTCCTGGTCGTGCTGGTGCTGCTGCTCGCCGGCCTGGTCGTGGGGGGCGCCTACGTGTTCGACGACCGCATCCGGTCGACCGTCGAGGACCGGGTGGCCGTCGAGCTGCAGCGCAGCGTGCCGTTCGCGACGCGACCGACGGTGGGCATCGAGGGCGAGCCCCTCGCGCTGCACCTGGTCACGCGTGAGTTCCCGAGCGTGAACGTCCGGGCGCGCGAGATGCCGGTGCAGGCGGCGCAGGGGACCACCATCCCGCTGTACGACGTCGACTTCACCCTCACCGGCGTCCGCTACGAAACGGACGCCGTGCACGCGGCCTCGCTGACCGGTGGCGGGTGGCTCGACTACGCCGACCTCGCGGCCGTGGCCGGGGCACGGATCCAGCCGACCGAGGACGGGCGCCTCGCTCTCGAGCGCGACGTCGAGTTCCTCGGTGTCGCCTTGACCGGACGCCTCGTGGGCCGGGCCGCGCTCGACCGGGCCACGCAGACGATCACGCTGACCGACACCGAGCTCGACCTGGCCGGCGTCGCGATCCCGCCCGACGCCACGCAGGCCCTGGTGGACGCGATCCTCCAGCCGATCCCGGTGGCCCTGCCCTACGGCCTCCAGCTCAGCGCGCTGGAACCGGGGGAGCAGGGCCTGGACGTGGTCGTGGACGCGACCGACGTCACGTTCCCGACGCGCTGA
- the rpsO gene encoding 30S ribosomal protein S15, translating to MDAATKKAIIEEYATKPGDTGSPDVQIALLSKRIAHLTEHLKQHKGDHHSRRGLMLLVGQRRRLLNYVAKNDVEHYRALIARLGLRR from the coding sequence ATGGATGCCGCAACGAAGAAGGCCATCATCGAGGAGTACGCGACGAAGCCGGGCGACACGGGTTCCCCCGACGTCCAGATCGCGCTGCTCAGCAAGCGCATCGCGCACCTGACCGAGCACCTCAAGCAGCACAAGGGTGACCACCACAGCCGTCGTGGCCTCATGCTGCTGGTCGGCCAGCGCCGTCGCCTGCTGAACTACGTCGCCAAGAACGACGTCGAGCACTACCGTGCGCTGATCGCCCGTCTCGGCCTGCGCCGTTGA
- a CDS encoding NAD(P) transhydrogenase subunit alpha: protein MTVVIGIPASAEHETRSPIVGDVVKKLAGLGARVLVQRGATDAAFATPASLGDVDWVDTSAEVIAGSDVIWTIGNLSAADQAALRPGQVLMGLLTPYASVEHATALAEKGVTAFAMELLPRISRAQSMDILSSQGSASGYQCVLIAAARAPKFFPMLTYAAGTIRPSRALVIGAGVAGLQAIATAKRLGAMVQGYDVRPETREQVESLGAKFVDTGVSAAGEGGYARELTAEEIDKQRAALAKAVAEADVLITTAAVPGKKAPVIVTRAMVEAMKPGSVVVDMAAEGGGNVEGTVAGKDVLVGGARVVGPVNLPGRMPVHTSEMFSKNLLNFTTPMITDGELTIDWTDEVIAGTALTHGGRVVHAGVAKVLGLPDPTPAPAAPAASAPAPTTDSAEGKEA, encoded by the coding sequence ATGACGGTCGTGATCGGGATCCCCGCCAGTGCGGAACACGAGACCCGCTCCCCCATCGTCGGTGACGTCGTGAAGAAGCTCGCGGGCCTCGGCGCGCGCGTGCTCGTGCAGCGCGGCGCCACGGACGCCGCGTTCGCCACGCCCGCCTCCCTCGGGGACGTCGACTGGGTCGACACCTCGGCCGAGGTCATCGCGGGCAGCGACGTCATCTGGACGATCGGCAACCTCTCCGCGGCCGACCAGGCCGCCCTGCGGCCCGGGCAGGTCCTCATGGGCCTGCTGACGCCCTACGCGTCGGTCGAGCACGCCACCGCCCTCGCGGAGAAGGGGGTCACGGCCTTCGCCATGGAGCTGCTCCCCCGCATCTCGCGCGCGCAGTCGATGGACATCCTGTCCTCGCAGGGGTCGGCCTCCGGCTACCAGTGCGTGTTGATCGCCGCCGCCCGGGCCCCGAAGTTCTTCCCCATGCTCACCTACGCCGCCGGCACGATCCGCCCCTCCAGGGCGCTCGTCATCGGCGCCGGCGTCGCCGGCCTGCAGGCCATCGCCACGGCCAAGCGCCTGGGCGCGATGGTGCAGGGTTACGACGTCCGCCCCGAGACCCGCGAGCAGGTCGAGAGCCTGGGCGCCAAGTTCGTCGACACCGGTGTCAGCGCCGCCGGCGAGGGTGGCTACGCCCGCGAGCTCACCGCCGAGGAGATCGACAAGCAGCGCGCCGCGCTGGCCAAGGCGGTCGCCGAGGCCGACGTCCTGATCACCACCGCCGCGGTGCCGGGCAAGAAGGCGCCGGTCATCGTCACCCGGGCGATGGTCGAGGCCATGAAGCCCGGCTCGGTCGTGGTCGACATGGCCGCCGAGGGCGGCGGCAACGTCGAGGGCACGGTCGCGGGCAAGGACGTCCTGGTGGGCGGCGCCCGCGTCGTCGGGCCGGTCAACCTGCCCGGCCGGATGCCGGTGCACACCTCGGAGATGTTCTCCAAGAACCTGCTCAACTTCACCACGCCGATGATCACCGACGGCGAGCTGACGATCGACTGGACCGACGAGGTCATCGCGGGCACCGCGCTGACCCACGGCGGCCGGGTGGTCCACGCCGGCGTCGCGAAGGTCCTCGGCCTGCCCGACCCGACCCCCGCCCCAGCCGCACCCGCGGCGTCCGCCCCCGCACCGACCACCGACAGCGCCGAGGGCAAGGAGGCCTGA
- the dapB gene encoding 4-hydroxy-tetrahydrodipicolinate reductase, which yields MLKVAVFGARGRMGQELCRAIGEADDLELVAALDVGDDREPARAADVAVDFTVPDAVMGNLEWCAEQGIHAVVGTTGITAERLERIRELFSGDANAVVASNYSIGSLLMMKFAEIAAPFFESVEIIELHHPNKVDAPSGTAVTTAGRIAAARAAAGLGTTPDATELDPDGARGAKVDGISVHSVRQRGLFANQEVRFGNEGEQLVITENGFTRGAYMPGVLAAVRAVPTLPGVTVGIESLLGI from the coding sequence ATGCTGAAGGTTGCGGTGTTCGGCGCCCGGGGGCGCATGGGGCAGGAGCTGTGCCGGGCGATCGGCGAGGCGGACGACCTCGAGCTGGTCGCGGCGCTCGACGTGGGCGACGACCGCGAGCCGGCCCGTGCGGCCGACGTGGCCGTCGACTTCACCGTCCCGGACGCCGTCATGGGCAACCTCGAGTGGTGTGCGGAGCAGGGCATCCACGCCGTGGTGGGCACGACCGGCATCACCGCCGAGCGGCTCGAGCGCATCCGCGAGCTGTTCTCCGGGGACGCGAACGCCGTGGTCGCCTCGAACTACTCGATCGGTTCGCTGCTGATGATGAAGTTCGCCGAGATCGCCGCGCCCTTCTTCGAGTCGGTCGAGATCATCGAGCTCCACCACCCCAACAAGGTGGACGCCCCCTCCGGCACCGCCGTGACCACCGCTGGCCGGATCGCCGCCGCCCGCGCCGCGGCCGGGCTCGGCACCACCCCCGATGCCACCGAGCTCGACCCCGACGGCGCCCGCGGCGCCAAGGTCGACGGGATCAGCGTGCACTCGGTGCGCCAGCGCGGGCTGTTCGCCAACCAGGAGGTGCGCTTCGGCAACGAGGGCGAGCAGCTCGTCATCACCGAGAACGGGTTCACCCGCGGCGCGTACATGCCGGGCGTCCTGGCCGCCGTCCGGGCCGTGCCCACGCTCCCGGGCGTGACCGTGGGCATCGAGTCACTGCTGGGGATCTGA
- a CDS encoding glutathione S-transferase family protein, with protein sequence MAERPEHSKGGVYSRKGEEFDRDTRYIATRVKRTVDDGEDAVAVEPGRYRLIAARACPWANRTIIVRRLLGLEDAISLGLPGPTHDADSWTFDLDPDGVDPVLGIAKLKDAYLKRDPEYSLGITVPAIVDETTGAVVTNDFNQMTLDFSTEWKQFHRPGAPDLYPEELREEMDEVMQRVFTEVNNGVYRCGFAGTQQAYDSAYDRLFEALDWLELRLSDRRYLMGDSITEADVRLFTTLVRFDAVYHGHFKCNRNKLTEMPVLWAYARDLFQTPGFGDTIDFEQIKRHYYIVHTDLNPNQIVPKGPDPVEWLSLHDRAKLDGSPFGEGTPPGRVRNGERSPNPVELA encoded by the coding sequence ATGGCCGAGCGACCCGAGCACAGCAAGGGCGGTGTGTACTCCCGCAAGGGTGAGGAGTTCGACCGCGACACCCGCTACATCGCCACGCGCGTCAAGCGGACCGTCGACGACGGTGAGGACGCCGTGGCCGTCGAACCAGGCCGGTACCGCCTCATCGCCGCGCGAGCCTGCCCGTGGGCGAACCGGACGATCATCGTGCGGCGTCTGCTGGGCCTGGAGGACGCGATCAGCCTCGGCCTGCCAGGCCCCACCCACGACGCCGACTCGTGGACCTTCGACCTCGACCCCGACGGCGTCGACCCGGTGCTGGGCATCGCCAAGCTCAAGGACGCCTACCTCAAGCGCGACCCCGAGTACTCACTCGGCATCACGGTGCCCGCCATCGTCGACGAGACCACCGGGGCGGTCGTCACCAACGACTTCAACCAGATGACCCTCGACTTCTCCACGGAGTGGAAGCAGTTCCACCGCCCCGGCGCCCCCGACCTCTACCCGGAGGAACTGCGCGAGGAGATGGACGAGGTCATGCAGCGGGTCTTCACCGAGGTGAACAACGGCGTGTACCGGTGCGGCTTCGCCGGCACCCAGCAGGCCTACGACTCCGCCTACGACCGGTTGTTCGAGGCCCTCGACTGGCTCGAGCTGCGCCTGTCGGACCGGCGCTACCTCATGGGCGACTCGATCACCGAGGCCGACGTGCGCCTGTTCACCACGCTGGTGCGCTTCGACGCGGTCTACCACGGCCACTTCAAGTGCAACCGGAACAAGCTCACCGAGATGCCGGTGCTGTGGGCGTACGCGCGCGACCTGTTCCAGACCCCCGGGTTCGGCGACACGATCGACTTCGAGCAGATCAAGCGCCACTACTACATCGTGCACACCGACCTGAACCCGAACCAGATCGTGCCGAAGGGGCCGGACCCCGTGGAGTGGCTCAGCCTGCACGACCGCGCGAAGCTCGACGGGTCGCCCTTCGGCGAGGGGACGCCCCCCGGGCGGGTCCGCAACGGCGAGCGCTCCCCCAACCCGGTGGAGCTGGCCTGA